The window ACTTGGGCTTTAATCTCTTCATTCTCAATATTTAATAACAATTTAGTAATCATCTCTGCTACTCTTTTCATCTCTTTAGCTTTCATACCCCTAGTCGTTAACGATGGAGTTCCTATACGAATTCCACTTGTCACAAAAGGGCTTTTTGTTTCAAAAGGAATAGTGTTCTTATTAACAGTAATATTTACTTCATCTAGGGCATATTCTGCTTCTTTTCCAGTAATATCATGCTCTGTTAAATCTACTAACATTAAATGATTATCAGTACCGCCAGAAACTATTCTAAACTCTTGGCTCAAAGCTTCAGCTAAAACCTTAGCATTCTTCACAACTTGCTTTTGGTATTCCTTAAACTCATCACTTAATGCCTCTTTAAAACAGACAGCTTTAGCTGCGATAATATGCATTAAAGGACCACCTTGAATACCAGGGAAGATTGCCTTATCAATCTTCTTAGCAAACTCCTCTTTACATAAAATCATCCCACCACGAGGACCACGCAAAGTCTTATGGGTAGTGGTAGTTACTATCTGAGCATACTCTACTGGGTTTTGGTGTAATCCTGCTGCCACCAATCCTGCAATATGAGCCATATCAACCATTAAATAAGCCCCTACCTCATCAGCAATCTCTCTAAATTTCTTAAAATCTATCTCCCTTGAATAAGCACTTGCACCAGTTACAATCATCTTAGGCTTATTTTCTAGTGCTAATTCTCTTAATAAATCATAATCGATTCTCTCATCCTCTTGGCTTACACCATATGGAACAAAGTTATAGTAATTACCTGACATATTAACAGGGCTACCATGGGTTAAATGACCACCATGGGTCAGATCCATTCCTAAAACAGTATCTCCTGGTTCTAATAGTGCAAAATAAACAGCAGCATTTGCCTGAGAACCAGAATGGGGTTGTACATTAGCATGCTCTGCCCCAAACAATTCCTTTGCTCTCTCGATAGCTAATTTTTCAGCGATATCAACATACTCACAACCACCATAATATCTCTTATCTGGATACCCTTCAGCATACTTGTTAGTCAATACCGTACCCATAGCTTCTAAAACTGCTTCACTAACGAAGTTCTCTGAAGCAATTAACTCCAAATTTCCCTTCTGCCTACTCTCTTCTTTTTTGATTACTTCAAATAATTCAGGGTCAATCTTCATTAAGTTCTTCATTAGACCACTCTCCTCTAATCCTCTAATTGACTAATCTTATCAATCCTTCTTTGGTGCCTTCCACCTTCAAATTCAGTATCTAACCAAGTTCTAACAACCTCTAAAGCCAACTCACTACCAATAACTCTCTCTCCCATAGTTAGGATATTAGAATTGTTATGTAAGCGAGTCGCTTTAGCAGAGAATACATCATGGCATAAAGCAGCTCTAATTCCTTTTACCTTGTTTGCTGCAATTGACATACCAATTCCAGTACCACAGATTAAAATTCCTCTATCATATTCTCCCTTAGCCACCCCGTAAGCTACCTCTTTAGCAAAATCAGGGTAATCTACAGAATCAGTACTATCTGGTCCAAAATCATGGTATTCTATTCCCTTTTCATCCAACAACTCTTTAACCTTACTCTTTAAATTTATCCCTCCGTGATCACTACCTAATGCTATCTTCATTTTTATACCTCCAATTATAAACTCTTATAAACTCTTACCTATCAACTCTCTATAAACTATTCTCTAATTCATATTATTATCCTGCTTATTAGTCTAAATTTTCGACAATCTTCTGCAGTTCAGCCTTAATCTCCTGGGCACAATCTCTATAGATTGAGATAGGTTGTCCAAAAGGATCAGAGATGTCTAAATTACCTATCTTATCTCTTAATCTAGCTAACTCTCTCTTTTCAGCTAGGACTCTTTGATTTAAATCATCTTCTAATTCAACAATTCTTCTTTCTATTCCCTCTAGTTCATTAAGCAACTCTTCTCTCCTATCCTCTAACTCTTCAATCTCTTCTTGATACTCTAAGATAAACTCTTCCCTCTTCTTATCTATTATCTGATGTAGCTCTTCTATCTGCTTGGTTTCATCTTCAATATCCTCAACTCTAGCTGCATACTCTTTTAATGTATAAACCTTCTCTCTAAAATCAGGGTAATCATCTAAAATAATCAATTTGTGCCTTTGAGTCATCGTTAAGATTAAATCTGCTTCTTCTACTAGTTCTTTAGATAATAATGTAGTTTGGTGATTAGTTAGGTCTATCCCTTCCTCTTTCATAACCTTAATTGCCTGATGAGCTGCACCTCCACCCTCAAAGGCAGATATACCTGCTGATTTAATCTTGTAATTGTCCTTGCCATACCTAGTTAATAAATCCCTAAGTAATGCTTCTGCCATACTACTTCTACAAGTATTTCCAGTACATACTAACAAAATAGTCTTCTTCAAAAAATCACCTCCCTATTAAATAATAAAGTCAACTACCTAAGATAAGAGAAAATGAATTCCTAATACAATCAAAGCGACTCCTCCTAAAACTTCAGCATTACCACTCAATAACTTACCTATTTTATCCCCTAAGGTCAAGC of the Orenia metallireducens genome contains:
- the glyA gene encoding serine hydroxymethyltransferase produces the protein MKNLMKIDPELFEVIKKEESRQKGNLELIASENFVSEAVLEAMGTVLTNKYAEGYPDKRYYGGCEYVDIAEKLAIERAKELFGAEHANVQPHSGSQANAAVYFALLEPGDTVLGMDLTHGGHLTHGSPVNMSGNYYNFVPYGVSQEDERIDYDLLRELALENKPKMIVTGASAYSREIDFKKFREIADEVGAYLMVDMAHIAGLVAAGLHQNPVEYAQIVTTTTHKTLRGPRGGMILCKEEFAKKIDKAIFPGIQGGPLMHIIAAKAVCFKEALSDEFKEYQKQVVKNAKVLAEALSQEFRIVSGGTDNHLMLVDLTEHDITGKEAEYALDEVNITVNKNTIPFETKSPFVTSGIRIGTPSLTTRGMKAKEMKRVAEMITKLLLNIENEEIKAQVRREVEELVEEYPSLHQN
- the rpiB gene encoding ribose 5-phosphate isomerase B, with translation MKIALGSDHGGINLKSKVKELLDEKGIEYHDFGPDSTDSVDYPDFAKEVAYGVAKGEYDRGILICGTGIGMSIAANKVKGIRAALCHDVFSAKATRLHNNSNILTMGERVIGSELALEVVRTWLDTEFEGGRHQRRIDKISQLED
- a CDS encoding low molecular weight protein arginine phosphatase, whose translation is MKKTILLVCTGNTCRSSMAEALLRDLLTRYGKDNYKIKSAGISAFEGGGAAHQAIKVMKEEGIDLTNHQTTLLSKELVEEADLILTMTQRHKLIILDDYPDFREKVYTLKEYAARVEDIEDETKQIEELHQIIDKKREEFILEYQEEIEELEDRREELLNELEGIERRIVELEDDLNQRVLAEKRELARLRDKIGNLDISDPFGQPISIYRDCAQEIKAELQKIVENLD